Proteins encoded within one genomic window of Chlorobaculum sp. MV4-Y:
- a CDS encoding DUF4391 domain-containing protein: MNSSFIFPPSSFVGRVLPKNKIYEHGSPSAAVRQMFVRQVEQIVWQHKLAPETINVKPSRAVPEIQIFSIALKGDELKPEVLRCIDLAIPFPIIFELRFDGKVKPIAAFKRPSEADASKWVISEYFDSDWTATDTPRKPLPMVFDLEALYGQLLLPLMPYPARPGEDLQKRVERMERIRLKHRELERCEARLRKEKQFNRKVEINAELRDLKQELENLTRPLSASGAAVTP; this comes from the coding sequence GTGAATTCATCCTTCATCTTTCCGCCTTCATCCTTTGTAGGACGCGTGCTGCCCAAGAACAAAATCTACGAGCACGGAAGCCCCAGCGCTGCAGTCAGACAGATGTTTGTCCGGCAGGTGGAACAGATTGTCTGGCAGCACAAGCTTGCCCCGGAAACAATCAACGTGAAGCCTTCCCGTGCCGTGCCTGAAATCCAGATCTTTAGCATCGCTCTCAAGGGGGACGAACTCAAACCCGAGGTGCTGCGTTGCATTGACCTGGCCATTCCCTTCCCGATTATTTTTGAGCTTCGGTTCGACGGGAAAGTAAAACCCATTGCCGCTTTTAAACGGCCGAGTGAAGCGGATGCCAGCAAATGGGTCATCAGCGAATATTTCGATAGCGACTGGACAGCCACCGATACGCCCCGCAAGCCCCTGCCAATGGTTTTCGACCTTGAGGCGCTCTACGGCCAATTGCTTCTACCCCTGATGCCGTACCCGGCACGGCCGGGCGAAGACCTGCAAAAGCGGGTGGAACGGATGGAGCGCATTCGGCTCAAGCACCGGGAGCTAGAGCGTTGCGAGGCCCGGCTCCGCAAAGAAAAACAATTTAACCGCAAGGTCGAGATCAACGCCGAGCTGCGTGACCTGAAACAAGAACTTGAAAATCTGACCCGTCCGCTGTCTGCCAGCGGGGCGGCAGTCACACCCTAA
- a CDS encoding four helix bundle protein has protein sequence MKDEGGMKDLRTRTKEFALRVIRLYSALPKSTEAQIIGKQLLRSGTSVGAHYREGTRARSDAEFISKIEGGLQELEESCYWMELLVEAGIIPESKLAELMDEANQLIAILIACSKKVKLKDKGGRRKAE, from the coding sequence ATGAAGGATGAAGGCGGAATGAAAGACCTGAGAACAAGAACCAAGGAATTTGCCCTGCGAGTTATCCGGCTTTACTCGGCATTGCCTAAAAGCACGGAAGCACAGATTATTGGCAAACAGCTTCTGCGTTCTGGCACTTCAGTCGGGGCGCACTACCGGGAAGGCACTCGCGCTCGTTCCGATGCGGAGTTCATTAGCAAGATTGAAGGTGGATTGCAGGAACTGGAAGAAAGCTGCTACTGGATGGAATTGCTGGTTGAAGCTGGGATTATTCCTGAGTCTAAGCTCGCAGAGCTAATGGATGAAGCAAACCAACTCATCGCCATCTTGATTGCTTGCTCTAAAAAGGTAAAGCTGAAGGATAAAGGCGGAAGGAGGAAGGCAGAGTGA